One Diospyros lotus cultivar Yz01 chromosome 1, ASM1463336v1, whole genome shotgun sequence genomic window carries:
- the LOC127788129 gene encoding uncharacterized protein LOC127788129, with protein MAQAARLSLRMHKELKLLLTDPPPGALFPLLSADSDLSSAASFSAIDAQIEGPEGTVYAKGIFKIKIQIPERYPFQPPIVTFATPIYHPNIDSGGRICLDILNLPPKGAWQPSLNISTVLMSIGLLLSEPNPEDGLMCEASREYKYNRQAFDQKARSMTEKYARAGVSGHDSTGECFQARSDERMMETNGSDPMKTELDECSLSHKKLYGINRKLSLESSGLFREKEPEERVSGAPIHHLGHNRKEDKRPEEESKLSLDEYFQNHENRRWTKRKLSLESLGPLETRYDAEENLVPTHQTSLFNYPDIVMTPTECSRVSADSHHNEKQPRHDGDSKSINDNVNSSWSSSWNGQSLSLKSGKSVQISDNIKVKLHSMPQLFTSQSNATVSNGTYLQPMTSHTQEQPKRDWTHRTGSEFNNNAKCKKQGLTGKKLSCGLLGASQGQENDKKENVAPTPNRLSSESTTLPLTPQVGEHYGDVTNDCSTKASKNNGGIADKLPPYSPSYLLGSNNCTVCPNPDSLPAMNDCKIDENQQLMRYDDEKFARVIKEQEARPPLSEAVIVLDSEDSDEENDGCLRSRLMLGRKRFPGKWKARA; from the exons ATGGCTCAGGCGGCGAGGCTCAGCCTGAGAATGCACAAGGAGCTCAAGCTCCTTCTCACCGACCCGCCTCCGGGCGCCCTCTTTCCTCTTCTCTCCGCCGACTCCGATCTCTCTTCCGCCGCATCTTTCTCCGCCATTGACGCCC AGATTGAAGGTCCCGAAGGAACTGTTTATGCGAAGGGGATTTTCAAGATTAAGATTCAGATACCCGAAAG GTACCCCTTTCAGCCTCCAATTGTGACCTTTGCAACACCAATCTATCACCCGAATATCGACTCTGGAGGCCGGATTTGTCTCGACATTCTCAACCTTCCTCCTAAG GGTGCATGGCAACCATCTTTGAACATTTCGACTGTGTTGATGAGCATTGGATTGTTACTTAGTGAACCAAACCCTGAAGATGGCCTAATGTGTGAAGCA AGCAGGGAGTACAAATATAACAGACAGGCCTTTGATCAGAAGGCACGATCAATGACAGAGAAATATGCCAGGGCTGGAGTAAGTGGGCATGATAGTACTGGTGAATGCTTTCAAGCTCGATCAGATGAAAGGATG ATGGAAACTAATGGGTCGGATCCCATGAAGACTGAACTTGATGAGTGCTCTCTAAGTCATAAAAAGCTATATGGGATCAACCGAAAGTTGTCCTTGGAGTCTTCTGGGTTATTTCGTGAGAAGGAACCAGAAGAAAGAGTCAGTGGAGCACCTATTCATCATCTAGGGCACAACCgaaaagaagataaaaggcCAGAAGAAGAGTCCAAACTGAGCTTGGATGAGTACTTTCAGAATCATGAGAACCGAAGGTGGACAAAACGGAAATTATCACTTGAATCCTTGGGTCCTCTGGAGACAAGATATGATGCTGAGGAGAATTTGGTGCCTACCCACCAGACATCCTTGTTTAACTACCCGGATATTGTCATGACGCCTACGGAGTGCTCTAGAGTCTCGGCTGATAGTCACCACAATGAGAAACAACCTCGTCATGATGGTGATAGTAAATCAATAAATGATAATGTGAATAGTAGTTGGTCTTCAAGCTGGAATGGCCAGAGTCTTTCACTAAAATCTGGTAAGTCCGTCCAAATAAGTGATAATATTAAAGTGAAACTACATTCCATGCCTCAACTATTCACTTCCCAGTCCAATGCTACTGTCTCAAATGGGACCTACCTACAACCTATGACTAGCCACACTCAAGAACAACCCAAAAGAGATTGGACTCACAGAACCGGGTCTGAGTTCAACAATAATGCAAAATGCAAGAAGCAAGGTCTGACAGGCAAGAAGTTGTCTTGTGGGCTTTTAGGCGCTTCCCAAGgtcaagaaaatgataaaaaagaaaatgtggctCCAACCCCCAATAGACTTTCTTCAGAATCAACCACGTTACCGTTGACACCACAGGTTGGCGAGCATTATGGTGATGTGACAAATGATTGTAGCACGAAGGCTAGTAAGAACAATGGCGGGATTGCTGACAAGCTTCCACCCTATTCTCCAAGTTATTTGCTAGGGAGCAATAACTGCACTGTTTGTCCAAACCCTGATTCCCTGCCTGCAATGAATGATTGCAAAATTGACGAAAATCAGCAGCTTATGCGATATGATGATGAGAAATTTGCCAGAGTGATCAAAGAACAGGAGGCAAGGCCACCATTATCTGAAGCTGTGATTGTTTTGGACAGTGAGGATAGTGATGAAGAAAACGATGGATGTTTAAGGTCTAGATTGATGCTTGGGCGTAAACGCTTTCCAGGGAAGTGGAAAGCCAGAGCTTGA